One window of the Desulfobaccales bacterium genome contains the following:
- a CDS encoding glutaredoxin domain-containing protein, producing MPRTRRSLSLYLVFLLLVVMTWAGSPRATLAQSRVTLYFFWAHGCPHCLEAKQFLHRLGREFPGLEVADLELTTSAEHRELLRRVAQTLGAELPAVPFIVVGPKFFVGWQGETASGAALRQALRAAAQEGWPDVVASLRQAAGPRLPREKEAQRLVLPWLGEIDLGKLSLISLTLLLGALDGFNPCAMWALVFLIGLLVGMKNRARRWILGSVFILGSGLVYFLFLAAWLNIFLFLGLIVWIRLGIGLVALAAGVANLRAWWRDHAGTCPYLGSAQRRSLLEKIRQAVDRRSLWLAAAGVFLLGVAVNLVELFCSLGLPMVYTQILSLNPLPAWAYYSLLALYILVFMLDDLVVFVVSMLTLEYLGVTHRYQRFSHLLGGVVLTAIGLLLILKPEWLRFA from the coding sequence ATGCCCAGAACCCGTCGCTCACTGTCGCTTTATCTGGTTTTTCTCCTCCTCGTGGTCATGACCTGGGCCGGGAGTCCTCGAGCAACCCTTGCCCAATCCAGGGTTACCCTGTACTTCTTTTGGGCCCACGGGTGCCCCCATTGCCTGGAGGCAAAGCAGTTTCTCCACCGCCTGGGCCGGGAATTTCCCGGGCTGGAGGTGGCGGACCTGGAATTGACCACCTCGGCCGAGCACCGGGAGCTCCTGCGCCGGGTGGCCCAGACCCTGGGGGCGGAGCTGCCGGCGGTGCCCTTCATCGTGGTGGGGCCTAAGTTTTTTGTGGGCTGGCAGGGGGAGACGGCCAGCGGCGCGGCGCTCAGGCAGGCGCTCAGGGCGGCCGCCCAGGAGGGCTGGCCGGATGTGGTGGCCTCCCTCAGGCAGGCGGCAGGGCCACGGCTGCCCCGGGAGAAGGAGGCCCAGCGGCTGGTCCTTCCCTGGCTGGGGGAGATCGACCTGGGTAAGTTGTCCCTCATCAGCCTCACCTTGCTTCTGGGGGCCCTCGACGGCTTCAACCCCTGCGCCATGTGGGCCCTGGTCTTCCTCATCGGCCTGCTTGTGGGGATGAAAAACCGCGCCCGCCGTTGGATATTGGGAAGCGTGTTTATTTTGGGTTCAGGGCTGGTCTATTTCCTCTTCCTGGCCGCCTGGCTCAATATCTTCCTGTTTCTCGGGCTCATCGTCTGGATCCGCCTGGGCATCGGCCTGGTGGCCCTGGCGGCCGGGGTGGCCAACCTGCGGGCCTGGTGGCGGGACCACGCCGGCACCTGTCCTTACTTGGGGAGCGCACAGCGGCGCAGTCTCCTGGAGAAAATCCGGCAGGCGGTGGACCGCCGGAGCCTGTGGCTGGCGGCGGCAGGCGTCTTTCTCCTGGGGGTGGCGGTGAACCTGGTGGAGCTCTTCTGCTCGTTGGGTCTGCCCATGGTCTATACCCAGATCCTGTCCCTCAATCCCCTGCCGGCGTGGGCCTATTACAGTCTTTTGGCCTTATACATCCTGGTCTTCATGCTGGATGACCTGGTGGTGTTTGTGGTCTCCATGCTCACGCTGGAGTACCTGGGGGTGACCCACCGCTATCAGCGTTTCTCCCACCTCCTGGGCGGGGTGGTGCTCACCGCCATCGGGCTTTTGCTGATCCTGAAACCGGAGTGGCTCAGGTTTGCCTGA